One genomic segment of Kiritimatiella glycovorans includes these proteins:
- a CDS encoding uroporphyrinogen decarboxylase family protein, with translation MTDHQWELLCRIVAGEAVETPPVGFIIDSPWLPGWHGVSTLSYYASDRAWLEANLNAVESFPEVMFIPGFWSEFGMCTEPSAFGAKCSWETDALPHAHRVITEAARAGEIAKPDVRRDGLLPFVIERLAGAQPAMREAGHEIRFAVSRGPLNIASFLMGTTEFLLALYTEREACEALLKTITDFVVDWIGYQKERFDTIDAVLVLDDIVGFVGEEDYLQFAHPYLERIFQSFPFSVKAFHNDAKGLVCAPHLSGAGINLFNFAFEHGLDEMRALCGEEVTLWGNLPPRDTLAAQSPDEVRAAAADMVRGCTDPRRVLFSCGGGMPPDVRSEQLRAFVEGCRQEG, from the coding sequence ATGACGGATCATCAATGGGAACTTTTATGCCGGATCGTTGCGGGGGAGGCGGTCGAGACGCCTCCGGTCGGATTCATCATCGACAGCCCGTGGCTGCCGGGCTGGCACGGGGTGAGCACCCTCTCGTACTACGCCTCCGACCGCGCCTGGCTGGAGGCCAACCTGAATGCGGTCGAGTCCTTCCCGGAGGTGATGTTCATCCCGGGGTTCTGGTCGGAGTTCGGGATGTGTACCGAACCCTCGGCGTTCGGTGCAAAATGCAGCTGGGAGACCGATGCGCTGCCGCACGCCCACCGCGTGATTACCGAGGCGGCCCGGGCGGGCGAGATCGCCAAGCCCGATGTGCGCCGGGACGGGCTGCTGCCTTTCGTGATCGAACGGCTCGCCGGCGCACAGCCGGCCATGCGCGAGGCCGGCCATGAAATCCGCTTCGCCGTATCCCGTGGCCCGCTCAATATCGCCTCGTTCCTGATGGGGACCACCGAGTTTCTGCTCGCGCTCTACACCGAGCGCGAGGCGTGCGAGGCGCTGCTGAAGACCATTACCGATTTTGTCGTCGACTGGATCGGATATCAGAAGGAGCGGTTCGATACGATCGATGCCGTGCTCGTGCTCGACGACATCGTGGGGTTTGTGGGCGAGGAGGATTACCTTCAGTTCGCCCATCCTTACCTGGAGCGGATCTTCCAGTCGTTCCCGTTCAGTGTGAAGGCCTTTCACAATGATGCCAAAGGGCTGGTGTGCGCCCCGCATCTCTCCGGGGCCGGCATCAACCTGTTCAATTTCGCCTTTGAACACGGGTTGGATGAAATGCGCGCGTTGTGCGGGGAAGAGGTGACGTTGTGGGGTAACCTGCCGCCGCGCGATACCCTGGCCGCGCAGTCCCCGGACGAAGTGCGCGCCGCAGCGGCCGACATGGTGCGCGGCTGTACCGATCCCCGCCGCGTGCTGTTTTCGTGCGGCGGCGGCATGCCGCCCGACGTCCGCAGCGAACAGCTGCGCGCGTTCGTGGAAGGGTGCAGACAGGAAGGGTAG
- a CDS encoding four helix bundle suffix domain-containing protein, which translates to MRTNEKNESHESHGSHDSHPVLPPSGDYQTLLSFQKAEVVYDITFRFAHKYLSRGDRTVDQMIQSARSGKKNILEGSKAALTSKETEIKLTNVARASLEELLDDYLDFLRVRDLTIWEPNSKEALFVRNLGRQEPQTFELYREFVETRPPETVANIAICLIHQTNYLVDQQLRRLEQDFVNPSFPVRRRKRLFSSISVQRSAPHFFFSSSSRGGGCSGSVRLSWCSRS; encoded by the coding sequence ATGAGAACGAATGAGAAGAATGAGTCGCATGAATCTCATGGCTCCCATGACTCTCATCCCGTGCTCCCGCCAAGTGGCGACTACCAAACCCTGCTCTCATTCCAGAAAGCGGAAGTCGTCTACGACATTACCTTTCGCTTCGCGCATAAATACCTGTCGCGCGGCGACCGGACCGTTGACCAGATGATTCAGTCGGCCCGATCCGGAAAGAAAAACATTCTCGAAGGCAGCAAAGCCGCCCTCACCTCCAAGGAAACGGAAATCAAACTCACCAACGTCGCGCGCGCCAGCCTCGAAGAACTGCTCGACGACTACCTCGACTTTCTCCGCGTCCGCGACCTGACCATCTGGGAGCCGAACAGTAAAGAGGCGCTCTTCGTCCGCAATTTAGGACGACAAGAGCCGCAGACCTTTGAACTCTACCGGGAATTTGTCGAAACCCGCCCGCCGGAAACCGTCGCCAACATTGCCATCTGCCTTATTCATCAAACCAACTATCTGGTTGACCAGCAGCTCCGCCGCCTTGAGCAAGACTTCGTTAACCCGTCTTTCCCTGTTCGGCGGCGAAAACGCCTTTTTTCTTCGATTTCAGTTCAAAGGTCTGCCCCACATTTTTTCTTCAGCTCTTCAAGCCGAGGGGGTGGTTGTTCCGGAAGCGTCAGGTTGAGCTGGTGCAGCAGAAGCTGA
- a CDS encoding SDR family oxidoreductase produces MNDYFDLGGRVVAVTGAAGVLAGGTARYLQQRGATAVYLDLEGERLDAALEQAKGISDKCAAFPCDVLDRDRLAQVRDEVKRTFGRVDALINGAGGNMAGATIGPEQEVFDLEVEAYDRVLDLNLKGTVLPTLAFAEAFREQRAGCVVNFSSMAAGRALTRVLGYSNAKAAVENFTRWMATELAQKYGDGLRVNAVAPGFFIGEQNRRLLTNEDGSYTERGRQVIDQTPFGRFGEAHEVYGTVHYLLSDAASFVTGAVIPIDGGFSAYSGV; encoded by the coding sequence ATGAACGATTATTTTGATCTCGGCGGCCGGGTGGTCGCGGTCACGGGGGCGGCGGGCGTGCTGGCGGGCGGTACGGCGCGCTATCTCCAGCAGCGGGGGGCGACGGCGGTCTACCTCGATCTGGAGGGGGAGCGCCTGGACGCGGCGCTGGAACAGGCGAAGGGCATTTCCGATAAGTGCGCGGCGTTTCCGTGTGATGTGCTCGACCGCGACCGGCTGGCGCAGGTGCGCGACGAGGTAAAGCGCACATTCGGCCGCGTGGATGCCCTGATCAACGGCGCGGGCGGCAATATGGCCGGGGCGACGATCGGTCCGGAGCAGGAGGTGTTCGATCTGGAGGTCGAGGCCTACGACAGGGTGCTCGATCTGAACCTGAAGGGCACGGTTCTGCCGACGCTGGCGTTCGCGGAGGCGTTCCGGGAACAGCGCGCGGGGTGCGTGGTCAATTTTTCGTCCATGGCCGCCGGGCGGGCGCTGACCCGCGTGCTGGGGTACTCCAACGCCAAGGCGGCGGTGGAGAACTTCACGCGCTGGATGGCGACCGAGCTGGCGCAAAAGTACGGCGACGGTCTGCGCGTCAATGCCGTCGCGCCGGGATTCTTTATCGGCGAACAGAACCGGAGGCTCCTTACGAACGAGGACGGATCCTACACGGAGCGCGGCCGGCAGGTGATCGATCAGACGCCGTTCGGCCGTTTCGGTGAGGCGCACGAGGTCTACGGTACGGTCCATTACCTGCTTTCCGACGCGGCGTCGTTCGTAACCGGCGCGGTGATCCCCATCGACGGCGGGTTTTCAGCCTACAGCGGAGTGTGA
- a CDS encoding LacI family DNA-binding transcriptional regulator, producing the protein MVSQRNIAERLGVSVALVSRVLSGTADEIGIAAATQQRVLETAERLGYVPNAAALSLKGKATRTVGVAVYDFNDPFFGMMIHRIQEQAHRHEYSLVLAGFVNRVPDERDLRPLHKHAIDALIIVGSDAGAPWLESFTQLPVVRVGHGPSEERSVRLTTDEEDAAEKLIDHLAAHDRRRLRFLSQKLPAHRLRERKLRDAARDAGLGFTAAAPQSSGGFEAGYESARRWPGSGARADALVCATDRMAMGALKALHERGIDVPGEVAVTGFDDIPFAAKFIPALTTVRQDVDAMAGRVFESLMTPADPEEILFPGKLVIRDSG; encoded by the coding sequence ATGGTGAGTCAGCGGAACATTGCGGAGCGGCTGGGCGTCTCGGTGGCGCTGGTCTCGCGCGTGCTTTCGGGCACGGCGGACGAGATCGGCATTGCGGCGGCGACGCAGCAGCGTGTGCTGGAGACGGCGGAGCGGCTGGGGTATGTGCCGAACGCGGCGGCGTTATCGCTGAAGGGCAAGGCGACCCGGACGGTCGGCGTGGCGGTCTACGACTTCAACGACCCCTTTTTCGGGATGATGATTCATCGGATCCAGGAGCAGGCCCACAGGCATGAGTACTCGCTGGTGCTGGCCGGATTTGTCAACCGGGTTCCGGACGAACGGGATCTGCGGCCGCTGCACAAGCACGCGATCGACGCGCTGATCATCGTGGGATCCGACGCCGGGGCACCGTGGCTGGAGTCGTTCACGCAGCTGCCGGTGGTGCGTGTGGGGCACGGTCCTTCAGAGGAGCGCAGCGTGCGGCTGACTACGGACGAAGAGGACGCGGCGGAAAAGCTGATCGATCATCTCGCCGCACACGACCGGCGGCGACTGCGATTTCTCTCTCAGAAACTGCCCGCGCACCGGCTGCGCGAACGCAAGCTGCGCGACGCCGCCCGTGACGCGGGACTCGGATTCACAGCCGCGGCGCCTCAATCGTCCGGCGGCTTCGAGGCCGGATACGAATCCGCGCGCCGGTGGCCGGGCTCGGGAGCGAGGGCCGATGCGCTGGTCTGCGCGACGGATCGCATGGCCATGGGCGCGCTCAAGGCCCTGCACGAGCGCGGGATCGACGTGCCGGGTGAAGTCGCGGTCACGGGGTTCGACGACATCCCCTTCGCGGCAAAGTTTATTCCTGCGCTGACCACCGTCCGCCAGGACGTGGACGCCATGGCCGGGCGCGTTTTCGAATCGCTCATGACGCCCGCCGATCCGGAGGAGATCCTTTTCCCCGGCAAACTGGTCATCCGTGATTCGGGATGA
- a CDS encoding sugar kinase produces MTEKAQKTYALVVPTSMGLRLTPDDAQPFHSSDRFHMHATSAESNVASVVSYLGLPVKVLTAFVSGSPVSHFIQTNLRSRGMAIEGPGFEQGGPWGLRHQINMADRGWGSRGPRVHNDRAGEVARGLRPEDFDLNRIFGQEGARIVHLSGLIAALSPETGRLCLEIARVAREHGSLISFDLNHRASFWKGRERELAEVFAGIAANSDILVGNEEDFQLCLGIEGPESGGKGLEAKIDDFKEMIGRVQSAYPGASRFATTLREVHSANRHLWGALAVQDGEWEVIRPREIGVLDRIGGGDGFVGGLLYGTLKEWDIHRCAQFGWACGALAATLRTDYAQPVSEEQVWGIWEGNARVRR; encoded by the coding sequence ATGACCGAGAAGGCACAGAAGACATACGCGCTGGTCGTGCCGACCAGCATGGGGCTGCGACTGACCCCGGACGACGCGCAGCCGTTCCACAGCAGCGATCGGTTCCACATGCACGCGACCAGCGCGGAGAGCAATGTGGCCAGCGTGGTTTCCTATCTCGGGCTCCCGGTCAAGGTGCTGACCGCGTTCGTCAGCGGGAGCCCCGTCTCGCACTTTATACAAACCAACCTGCGCAGCCGGGGGATGGCGATCGAAGGCCCCGGGTTCGAGCAGGGCGGACCGTGGGGGCTGCGCCACCAGATCAACATGGCCGACCGCGGGTGGGGCTCGCGGGGACCGCGGGTGCACAACGACCGCGCCGGCGAGGTCGCGCGCGGATTGCGGCCGGAGGACTTCGACCTGAACCGGATTTTCGGTCAGGAGGGCGCGCGGATCGTCCATCTCTCGGGCCTGATCGCGGCGCTCTCTCCGGAGACCGGCCGGCTGTGTCTGGAGATCGCCCGGGTGGCGCGGGAACACGGATCGCTGATCTCGTTTGATCTGAATCACCGCGCGAGCTTCTGGAAGGGACGCGAGCGCGAACTCGCGGAGGTGTTTGCCGGAATCGCCGCGAACAGCGATATCCTGGTCGGCAACGAAGAGGACTTCCAGCTCTGTCTCGGGATCGAGGGTCCGGAGTCCGGCGGAAAGGGGCTGGAGGCGAAGATCGACGACTTCAAGGAGATGATCGGCCGCGTGCAGTCCGCGTATCCCGGCGCCTCGCGGTTCGCGACCACGCTGCGGGAAGTACACTCCGCCAACCGCCACCTGTGGGGCGCCCTGGCCGTACAGGACGGCGAGTGGGAGGTCATCCGCCCGCGTGAGATCGGAGTGCTGGACCGGATCGGCGGCGGCGACGGCTTTGTCGGCGGGCTGCTGTACGGTACACTCAAAGAGTGGGATATCCACCGCTGCGCGCAGTTCGGATGGGCCTGCGGCGCGCTGGCGGCGACGCTGCGAACCGACTACGCCCAGCCGGTCAGCGAGGAGCAGGTCTGGGGCATCTGGGAAGGCAATGCGCGGGTCAGGCGCTAG